A stretch of Spirosoma oryzicola DNA encodes these proteins:
- a CDS encoding TolC family protein: MQTIRWYLSALFALGGTLASAQSYSLEQLINKALTNNYSVQTARLDEVKTEAQIAEVKANARPQVSLAGDYRRYLKIPGQVIPASAFGGPEGAYTAVAFGLPYNLSTTVQATQQLFNQSLLIATKAAKASRDLSALQTQKTKEDVAYNVSATYYNLQTTAQQIAFLRTNLASTERLIRITDLRRQNQLVQGIDVDRLQVSKLSSQTQIESLQSTYIQLLNNLKYLTGTPQTDSLSVATAIEETIPVAPSNEYTINRTDLQLIDQQKIINSLQQQNIKAGFTPTVSAYGVANSSVYAIGGDNSYIKNLPGYWVGLQLNWSVFDGLARKARLSQSRIDTQKLDVQNRQIRESISMDIANARNKFLVEQTNLSTNRGQVALAEKVYTQTQLQFKEGTVDITEVVQAETALRDAQNNYLTTLVNLRTAELDWKRATGSLINR, translated from the coding sequence ATGCAGACCATTCGATGGTACCTCTCCGCGCTTTTTGCGTTGGGCGGTACGTTAGCCAGCGCTCAGAGTTATTCGCTCGAGCAACTCATCAATAAAGCGTTGACAAACAATTACAGCGTTCAAACCGCCCGACTTGACGAAGTAAAAACCGAAGCGCAGATTGCCGAAGTCAAAGCGAACGCTCGCCCTCAGGTTAGCCTCGCCGGTGATTATCGGCGGTACCTCAAAATTCCAGGTCAGGTAATTCCAGCGTCAGCCTTTGGTGGCCCCGAAGGCGCATACACGGCGGTGGCATTTGGGCTACCGTATAACTTATCGACGACGGTGCAGGCAACCCAGCAATTGTTTAATCAATCGTTGCTGATTGCCACAAAAGCCGCTAAAGCCAGCCGCGATCTGTCGGCGTTACAAACGCAGAAAACCAAAGAAGATGTCGCCTATAATGTGTCGGCCACGTACTACAACCTGCAAACAACGGCGCAACAGATCGCTTTCCTGCGCACTAACCTGGCTTCGACCGAACGGCTGATTCGCATCACCGATTTACGGCGGCAAAATCAACTCGTACAGGGCATTGATGTCGATCGATTGCAAGTCAGCAAGCTATCCTCCCAAACCCAGATCGAATCCTTACAATCGACCTACATTCAATTACTGAACAACCTGAAGTACCTGACCGGAACGCCACAAACCGATTCGCTATCCGTGGCAACAGCGATTGAAGAAACGATTCCGGTAGCCCCCAGCAACGAATACACCATCAACCGGACGGATTTACAGTTGATCGATCAGCAGAAGATTATCAACAGCTTACAGCAGCAAAACATCAAAGCCGGTTTTACTCCAACGGTTTCGGCTTACGGCGTAGCGAACAGTTCCGTCTATGCCATCGGTGGCGACAACTCATACATTAAAAACTTACCCGGCTACTGGGTTGGTTTACAGCTGAACTGGAGCGTATTCGACGGCTTGGCACGTAAGGCACGATTAAGCCAGAGCCGCATCGACACCCAAAAGCTGGACGTGCAGAACCGTCAGATTCGGGAGTCGATTTCGATGGACATTGCCAATGCACGCAACAAATTTCTGGTCGAGCAAACGAATCTGTCAACCAATCGCGGACAAGTTGCACTGGCCGAAAAAGTGTACACACAAACGCAACTCCAATTTAAAGAAGGGACAGTTGACATTACGGAGGTCGTTCAGGCTGAAACCGCCCTCCGGGACGCTCAAAATAATTACCTGACCACGCTGGTCAATCTACGCACCGCCGAACTCGACTGGAAAAGAGCAACCGGCAGCCTAATCAACCGATAA
- a CDS encoding TetR/AcrR family transcriptional regulator: protein MNCSPFKSTEEKIREAAKQVFLEKGFDGATSRDIADKAGINIALTNYYFRSKEKLFVSIFEEMFQLFFNGTVEIMNKQISLREKISELIEHDFQLLKKNPSLSIFIMNEVHRNPERMATSIGLMKQIQHSLFEEQLKQEIARGNARPISSMHLMPLIFCNIQFIFIGKAMQMKMWQMSEADFDEFTNTHKQLVIDMITTYLFEFEKV from the coding sequence ATGAATTGTTCCCCTTTTAAATCAACCGAAGAAAAGATCCGGGAAGCGGCCAAGCAGGTCTTTCTGGAGAAGGGGTTCGATGGCGCCACATCACGGGACATTGCCGACAAGGCAGGCATCAACATAGCCTTAACGAATTACTATTTTCGTAGTAAGGAGAAGCTGTTCGTGAGTATTTTCGAAGAAATGTTTCAGCTGTTTTTCAACGGAACGGTCGAAATCATGAATAAGCAAATCAGCCTTCGCGAAAAGATTTCGGAGTTGATCGAACACGACTTTCAACTGCTTAAGAAGAACCCTAGCCTGTCTATTTTTATCATGAACGAAGTCCATCGCAATCCAGAGCGTATGGCAACCAGCATCGGGCTCATGAAACAAATTCAGCATTCTCTTTTTGAGGAACAGCTCAAGCAAGAGATTGCGCGTGGCAATGCCCGGCCAATCAGTTCGATGCATTTGATGCCTTTGATCTTCTGTAATATTCAGTTCATTTTTATTGGCAAGGCCATGCAGATGAAGATGTGGCAGATGAGCGAAGCTGATTTTGACGAGTTTACGAACACACACAAACAGCTAGTCATTGACATGATTACAACCTATTTGTTTGAATTCGAGAAGGTTTAA
- a CDS encoding efflux RND transporter periplasmic adaptor subunit: MKRIVVLLALVSTLGLTAWTLLNNKKEVEEKVYKPNPDQKVGVRTATATLRNLAQENAFLGSFIPNRQVEIRPQAGGQINQLPIQEGQQVGAGRLIAKLDDEQLRYQIEGLQVTLEGYQNDLKRYENLVKGDATPAVNIERTQLSIRSTQAQIKQLQKQIANATITAPFAGIVTEKMVEKGSVVSPGSPIAKITDISSLKLVVDVPEKAINQFHVGQTLSVSTEVYPDAQFAGRVTLIAAEGDAAHNYPVEITVHNAGKNQLRAGMYGSIANTNKLKGQMLAIPRQAIIGSEKQPQVYVVENGKAVLKSVKIGATTNDYYEITNGLEPGVQVVTSGQVNLQNGTPVTAQ, translated from the coding sequence ATGAAACGAATCGTTGTCTTGCTTGCTTTAGTCAGCACCTTAGGCTTAACAGCCTGGACACTACTCAACAACAAAAAAGAAGTCGAAGAAAAAGTCTACAAGCCGAATCCAGATCAGAAAGTCGGCGTGCGGACGGCCACCGCTACACTACGCAACTTAGCGCAGGAGAATGCATTTCTGGGTTCGTTTATACCCAACCGTCAGGTCGAAATCCGGCCTCAGGCGGGCGGTCAGATCAACCAACTACCTATCCAAGAAGGCCAACAGGTCGGAGCGGGTCGGCTGATTGCCAAGCTGGACGACGAGCAACTTCGCTACCAGATCGAAGGGCTGCAAGTAACGCTCGAAGGCTATCAGAACGACCTGAAGCGTTACGAAAATCTGGTGAAAGGGGATGCTACACCGGCGGTTAACATCGAGCGCACCCAACTCAGCATCCGCTCGACCCAGGCGCAGATCAAACAGCTCCAGAAGCAGATTGCCAACGCCACCATCACTGCGCCTTTTGCCGGTATCGTAACCGAGAAAATGGTAGAAAAAGGCTCGGTAGTCTCCCCTGGTTCGCCCATCGCCAAGATCACGGATATTTCGTCGCTGAAACTCGTGGTCGATGTTCCCGAAAAAGCCATCAATCAGTTTCACGTTGGTCAGACTCTTTCCGTGTCAACCGAAGTATACCCGGATGCTCAATTTGCGGGACGCGTCACGCTGATTGCCGCCGAAGGGGATGCGGCTCACAATTATCCGGTTGAAATTACGGTTCATAATGCTGGTAAAAATCAGTTGCGGGCAGGCATGTACGGTTCTATTGCCAACACGAACAAGCTAAAAGGACAAATGCTGGCTATCCCACGGCAGGCTATCATTGGCTCGGAGAAGCAGCCACAGGTCTATGTTGTCGAGAACGGAAAAGCGGTACTGAAGTCGGTCAAGATCGGCGCTACCACGAACGACTATTACGAAATCACCAATGGACTGGAACCGGGCGTTCAAGTGGTTACAAGTGGACAGGTCAACTTGCAAAACGGAACGCCGGTCACAGCACAATAG